In Pseudoxanthomonas sp. SE1, the genomic stretch TCGGTGTGGAAGCCGGTCAGCAGGAACTCCGACACAAACCCCGCGATCTGCTTCGGAGGAAAATTGATGACACCGACGATCTGCCGCCCGACCAGATCCTCCGCGGCATAGAGCGTGACGATCTGCGCGCTGGTCTTCCTGATGCCGTGCGGCCCGAAGTCCACCCAGAGCTTCCACGCCGGTTTGCGCGCCTGGGGGAACGCCTCGACCTTCATCACGGTACCCGCGCACAAAGCGACCCGTTCGAAGTCGGCCCATCCGATGATGTCCTGCGATTGCGTCATGTCGGTCACCTCTGTTCCATCCGGTCTTTCCACGCATCCCTGAACTCCGCCCACCAGTAGCCCAACTGCGCGCCCACGAAGCCCGCCGGCTTCAAGGCCGACACCAGGCCATAGTCCGAAAATTCGCGCCAGCGTGGGTCGTCATGGGCGATGGCACTGGCGAGGATCTCCCCGGCGAACGTGGTGGGCGCCACGCCATGTCCCCCGAACGCCTGCGCAAGCCATAGTCCGTCCTCCACGCGTCCCACCTGCGGCATCTGGTGGCGGGCATAACTCATGAGCCCCGACCACGCGTAGTCGATGCGGACGCCTTCGAGCTGGGGAAACACCTTCACCATGTCGCGATACAGCAGCCTCCGGACCGCTCCGGCAGACCG encodes the following:
- a CDS encoding tRNA-binding protein, with the translated sequence MTQSQDIIGWADFERVALCAGTVMKVEAFPQARKPAWKLWVDFGPHGIRKTSAQIVTLYAAEDLVGRQIVGVINFPPKQIAGFVSEFLLTGFHTDAGVVITTVERPVPNGARMA